DNA from Nitrospira sp.:
ACAAGCGAAGCGTTCCGCATGGCTCATGAGGCAGATTTCAATCTCATCGAATGGACACGGCAGGACTGACATGAAAGAGGAATGCCAAAGGATTTCTCCTAAGGCACACTTAGCTACTGCACAAAGATTTCTTTCGGATGCATATTTGTTTATTCGCTTTCCGGTGCTGAATTTTTCAATCATGCTTCCCCTTTTAGGGGCGATTACGGTGTCTCCTGCCCTGGATCACACCCAGATTCTTGGGCTCATCGGTGTGGCTGTTAATGTTCACTGTTTTGCTTATGTAATGAATGACATTATCGATCTGCAGGTAGATCGCTCTGAGCCATTGCGCCAAGAGTATCCATTGGTGAGGGGAGCCATACAACCGGCATACGCTTTTGCTTTTTCGCTCGTGCAAATTCCGGTGGCTTTTTTATTCACGGCCAGTCTAGGGGGCGCAGCTGCATCATTCTCTATTCTATTTGGCGTGTTTATCTGTGCAGCTGTGTACAACCTCCGAGGCAAGCGCGGTCTCTATCCACCACTTTTCGATGCCGTCCTAGGTTTGGCTTGCAGCGCATTCGTTCTGTATGGTGCCTTGATGATGCATAGAACTCCGACCGCGCTTACAGGTGCTTTGTCAGCCCTCGTCTTTGTGCTGGCGGTCATGATAAATGGAGTTCATGGCGCCGTGCGGGATCTTGGAAACGATTTCGCCATGGGCGCGCGCACGACAGCTGTCTTTCTCGGCTCCTCTCCTGTTGACGGCGGGGGGGTAAAGATCTCCCGCTCCTTGTTGATCTATGCATTTCTACTGCAAGCAGCGATTATTACCATCTGCCTCATAGCTCTAATTTATAACTTGTTTGAGTATGGAGCATTGGCCTGGCTCATTACAATGTCCACTGCGGTAATATACGCAATGTTATCACTATGGCTATTATGGCTTTCTTTCCAATCGGCCCATGACAAATGGAACATGATCATGTTCGGAATGTTGCATTTAGTTCTTTCGCTTGGCTTTTTGCTTGCCTTCTTTGCGTTCCATATGACATGGGGTGTACTGCTGGCGCTACTGACGGCCTATCTTGTGCCAGTGTTGACTATGTGGGCCCGCTATGGATTGAAGTGGGACTTGGCTAGATCGTGATGCTGGATCGATTCAAGGCTACCACAATATCTTTGGTGCAACTGACCCGCTTGGACAGATGCCTTATTGCAGCAGCATACACGCTCTTGGGAGCATACCTTACCGGCGGCTTGGAGAGCCTATGGACGATTTCGGTATGGAGCAGTGCGTTCTTGGTGGCCCTGATGGTAGCCTGCGCATTTGTGGTGAACGATTATAAAGATATTGATGCGGACATCATCGGGAAATCCTACAGACCGATTCCTTCAGGTCACGTTACACCTCATAACGCGCGTCGTCTTGCGGTGCTCCTTGCCATAACGTCTCTTGCAGTCGCCGCCTTCCTTGGCATTGTGTTCATTTGGTTTGCCGTAAGCTGCATCACATTGAGCTTGGCCTACTCGTATAGATTAAAAAGTACTGTCCTGTTAGGGAATGGTGTGATTGCATTACTCGATGCAACGATCCCGATCTATGGAGGGCTAGCCACTAGCAGGATCACACCGGCACTTTTAATAGCAAGCTTGTTAATATTTTTCTATGCTTTTGCACAAGAGATTTTGTACACCGCGGAGGACGAAGAGTGCGATAGGTTGGTGGGTCTGCGAACAACGGCAACCCAGCTTGGTGTTATTCGAACGCTCCAGCTGTTCCGCATATGTGCAAGCCTTTTTGTAATAGTAGCCCTGGTGCCGTGGTTCATGAATTTGGCACCGAATCGGTACTTGTATACCGTCATACCATGTTCAATCATTCCCACTGTGGGAATCATGATAGTGATGAGCTTTAATATCACGAACCGCGGTGTGCGGTTAGCGGCGCATGGCACTCGCTATGTCTGGTTCTCCAGTTCTATTCCGATCGTATTTTTGGGTTAATTTCTCCACATTGCTGTCGTTATGCGCGCACAACGCAACATTATTGTGATTGGTGCCGGCGTGGCAGGCTTAGCGGCGGCGCGGTATTTGGCCAGTATCGGAATCAACGTAACAGTACTGGAAAAGAATTCTTATGTTGGGGGGCGGGTTCGGACCACGACGAATGAGAAGTTCAAAATGGATACCGGCGCCGGCTTTATGGCGAACTTCTATACTCATACACGCGACCTTATTCAGGAGCTGGGCCTCGAGACGGAAGTCATTCCCATCCATTCGGCTCAAGCGTTATTTAAAGACGGCAGATTGCATCGCATCTGGCCTTGCCTACCCCCGGTCTCGCTGCGCAGCAAGCTAATGTTCTGGAAAGTAGTCTATCGACTAGCCAAACATTGGCGTGAACTTAATATCCATGCCATAGAGGACGCTTATCGTTTAGACACGTCCTCAATAACGGATTACCTTTTGCAAGAGGAGCATGTTGAGCTATTGGAACACTTTGTCAGGCCCATTGTTCATAGCCTTCTCTATGCATCCCCGGAAAAGACTTCGCAGGCCATGATGTTTCTTTTGTTAAAAGCAGGCCTCGGCATGCGTCGCTTTACCTTACGCCATGGTATGGGACAGTTCACAGAGGCGTTGGCCAATGGTCTTCGTGTGGTGAAGAATGGCGAAGTGCGCCGTGTCGAGCATAATAGTCTGGGTGGATATTCAGTGGTAGCCCGGATAGGAGAGGAAGAAAGTGTTTTGGTAGCGGATGGCATTGTGTGTGCCGTTCCAGCAACTGGAGTGGTATCGTTATTCCCTTGGTTGACAGAAAAACAAGTAGCCTTCTTCAAATCAATTTCATATTCATCAACGGCCGTTGTATCGCTTGGTTTCCGGCACCGACCACTACCTCACTTTGACGGCGTTTTTTTTCAGATGGGGAGAGAGGGAAAAGGCTCCCTAGCGGCCGTGACAAGTATGGCAGCAAAGAACCCGGTTCAAGTTCCACGCGGCCATGAATTACTTCAATTGTTCGCAGCGGGGCCGACTTGCAATGCGCTATTGAAAGAGGACGACAGCGCTCTTTGTTATAGGCTAATCGCTGATTTTCAGAGAACGAGGCTGATGAATGACGTAGAAAGACATGCCTTATTTTACCGAGTCGATCGTTGGCCTGAAGCGATACCAGTATTTGACGTGGGTCATTTTGGAAAACTGAAAGCGTTTGCCGACGGAGGAATAGAAACAGGCCATGTTGTCTTTGCCGGTGATTATATAGGCGGTCCCTTCGTGGAAGGAGCAATCACGAGTGGTTTGAGAGCCGCTCAACGCTTGCACACGCATTTTGAAGCGCGTGACTGATGCGGTACGAGTATAAGATTTAAAGCAATAACATAAGGATTCGATCGAATCGCTTCCAATGATTCACTCCCTTCAATTCGTCTTACTGTTAGCAGAAATACTCCGGAGTGCTGGAAGTCCCAATATGGAAACGGTACTTATCGAAAATCGTTATGCCGCATGCCAATCTGAGACAGACATTCCCTGCACAATTGAAAATCAAATTGTGAAAGATCCTTGGGACGGCCTTGAGCCGCATGAAATTGCCACAGTGCAATCGGGCCATCCCATAGTACGATCGGAATTATTTCATGATACGACACAGGATGATGAGCAGACAAAGGTATTAATGAGGGCGGCGTTTACTGTTGGTATGCCAATCGAGCTTGTCTGGCAGTGGATCGGCCGTGTGGAACTACTTTGCCGATACCTACCTCGATTAGAATCCAGTCCGGTGGCCTGGAGACAAGACGATAAGGTCGCAGTAGATTTTACCGTGACCTTATGGGAACTTAGTATGTTCGGACTTGATCTTAGTTTCCGTATACATTACAGGGTTCTCCATCGTAACTTCGTGGACGAAAAGAGGCTTTTTTTTTGGCTGGATAAATCGGTTTCCAGCGATGTTGATATGTTAGAGGGATACTGGAAAGCATTTTCCCTCACAGACAACCGTACACTCTTGCGCTATCAAGCAAGAGTCAATCTCAAATGGTTTTTGCCGCTTTGGGTCCAGTCTGTCTTGCTACACCAAGAGTTTCCTGCTGCAGTTGAGGCAGCCATTAGATTTATTGAATCAGACGGCAACATGATTAAGAGTCAGTTGGGGGTAGGTTGCCAATAGGTAATTCGTCAGCCTTGTGGCCCTTGCAGGTTTTTAATATATGCGAGTTCTTTCTCTCTGCAATACAGATAATGACCTCGTTTAGGAGTGCCTCGCTCTTACGCCGATAGGCTTCCTGCAAGGTTACAGTGCCATTTTTTTACACAAAACTTCGTGACTCTACCTCATCAGGGGAGATCTCCCTCCCTCTGTGCATGAAAGTCAGTCATGTGAATGATCCTTCGGTTATTGTGTAAGGAGTTGACGCTCCTAGTGGATTACCCGCCCAGGTAAGTGAATTGCGAATCCGGATGGAAATCAAACAGCTTATCGTTGAGCGTGTATGTAATCCTCGCACTGAAAATGAATTCCCCAAATTGAGTTGGACCTTCTTCCAGCTTCTTGTAGATGATGTATCCACTCGTGATTTGACTGATACATCTGAGCCGGGTATATACGCGTAGCCAATGCCCTGCTCCTTCAAGAGACTCGTTCCCTTTGTTTCGACAGCGCTCTTTGCCCGAATCCGATTTAACATTTTGCACAGCCTGTCGCGTCACCTCTAAAAAAGACTGGCACAGGCTGGGGTATTTTGATGATCAAATTGATATTGCCTATAAAGTCCTCCCTCCCATCTAGATCGTCATAGAACAAAACCGCCTAGCCTCAAGGCTATGACAAAACCATTTGCCACCCTCCGCCTTTTAACATTGGCACCCATAAAGATATAGTAGGTAGTTTTAAAGCTCCCGCAATCAAAACACTAGCACCTTTCTCTTATGATTATGACTTCTGGCACCTCACTCGGCGGCTATTCTGAAAAGAGAAATGTCGTACGGGCCCTGAGTGAGCCCATTTCGCACTAACGAACGAATGGAGAAACCGATGGGAGAACCCGCCCTTCCTCTGATTAAACCGACCAAGAAAGGCCTTCCAAAAAGTCGGTCGAAGATGGTCCTACTTGACCATGACGCCAACGAATTAATATTCGCAATTGTAGGTCCAGTAGGTTCTGGGACTAGCGAAGTTGCTAGAACACTTCAGGAACTTCTGGAAAATCCCTCTTTGCCCGGCGGAAAATACGACACACAAATTCTTAAGGCCAGGGAAGAGATCACAGCTTGGGCCAAAAAGAAAAAGCTCCAACTCCCAAGTAAACCTGTGGACGACCTCGATACCGCGTTTGCGCTCCAAGAGCTTGGGGATAAGATGCGTGAGAGTGATCCTTCGGCGGTTGCAACCGCATTGGCAATAGCGATTCGGAGAACGAGGGCAAAGAAGCTCAATATTCCTTTAGGGGCAGACCCCATCATCCCGAACGGAGCCAGAAGAGCGTATATTCTTGACTCCATTCGACATCCCGCTGAAGTACATCTTCTTCGCAATTTATATAAAAGCTCTTTCAACTTAATAGGAGTTGTTTGCGAGGAAGAAAGACGGCGCGAACGCATTAAGAAGAAATACAGCAATGCTGGCGATAAGCTCGCTGAAGAATTCATGAAAAGAGATGCCAAAGGGACAGAAAAACATGGACAGCGTGTTTTCGAGGCGTTTCATCTTTCAGATTTCTTTGTTGATAATAGCGTTGAGCGGTTTTTGCCCGGGAAAAAATCGAATAAACACTGGAAAATTAATGAGGTCTTGAACCGACTCATAAAAGTCATAACGCATATGGATGTTTGCAGGCCTACGGTCAGTGAAACGGCTATGTATCAAGCTAATGGAGCAGCCATGCGCAGTGCATGCCTTTCCAGACAAGTGGGCGCTGCCCTGATTGACAAAAACGGCAACTTAGTTTCGACGGGAACCAATGAGGTGCCTAAAGCGGGTGGTGGTGTTTATGGTGACGGATTCGAGGAAGGTTCAAACTTGAA
Protein-coding regions in this window:
- a CDS encoding deoxycytidylate deaminase-related protein, translating into MGEPALPLIKPTKKGLPKSRSKMVLLDHDANELIFAIVGPVGSGTSEVARTLQELLENPSLPGGKYDTQILKAREEITAWAKKKKLQLPSKPVDDLDTAFALQELGDKMRESDPSAVATALAIAIRRTRAKKLNIPLGADPIIPNGARRAYILDSIRHPAEVHLLRNLYKSSFNLIGVVCEEERRRERIKKKYSNAGDKLAEEFMKRDAKGTEKHGQRVFEAFHLSDFFVDNSVERFLPGKKSNKHWKINEVLNRLIKVITHMDVCRPTVSETAMYQANGAAMRSACLSRQVGAALIDKNGNLVSTGTNEVPKAGGGVYGDGFEEGSNLKDERCAYWTQGEQYCSNTREQNEIIEDLIDKVPELKAVMDQQKRDALKLSLRNTRIGGLLEFSRAVHAEMDALVSAGRQGTSTIGSRMFVTTFPCHYCARHIVSAGIDEVQYIEPFPKSQALKLHWDSIVVESSGWKAPSDGGSAVLFHPFTGVAPRLYARAFLKDRDLKDDERGTKRIGDADWGSPWHLKRVSYVELESELANLESADGF